The genomic region ACTGGCCGGACGTCACCGCGAACTGGGGCCGCTCGAAGCGCAGCCGGAAGCGGCCCGCCCCGGGCTCGAGCTCCAGCACCCGCGCCCCCACCGGCCGGGTGCGGTAGCGCACCATCGCCTCGACCCGTTCGGGCAGGTCGTCCGGATCGAGGAGCAGGTTGAGGCCGGCGGCCTCGAGCCCCCACCACTCCACCGCGGCCCGGGGGCCCACGACCACCTCGTTGGTCTCGGGGCGCACCTCGACGACGTAGCGCTCCAGGTGGCTCTTCCACAGCCCCAGCCCCTTGCGCTGCCCCACGGTGTAGAAGCGGGCTCCGGCGTGCTCGCCGATCACCTCGCCGCTCTCCAGGTCGACGAGCGGCCCCGGCTCGCCGGGGATGTGCCCTTTCAGGAAGTCGCGCAGCGAACCCCGCACGAAGCAGATGTTTTGCGATTCGGGCTTCTGGGCGGTGATCAGGCCGCGCGCCTCGGCCAGCCGCCGCACCGCGGGCTTTTGCAGGTGGCCCACCGGGAAGAGCAGGTGGGGCAGGGCGGTGCGCGGCGTGCCCCAGAGGAAGTAGGTCTGGTCCTTGGCGGCGTCGCCGCCGCGCCACAGCTCCACGCCCGCAGGTCCTTCCAGCCGGCGCACGTAGTGGCCGGTGGCCACGTACTCGGCGCCGATGGCGCGGGCGTGCTCGAGCAGGGCGTCGAACTTGACGTCGGTGTTGCACCAGACGCAGG from Oceanithermus desulfurans harbors:
- the mnmA gene encoding tRNA 2-thiouridine(34) synthase MnmA; the encoded protein is MKKPRVLVAMSGGVDSSVAAALLVEQGYDVVGAMMKFWSDEELATSCNDESSCCTPTAALEAGWVARQLGIPFELLDYRETFAERIVAPFLAGYAAGRTPNPCVWCNTDVKFDALLEHARAIGAEYVATGHYVRRLEGPAGVELWRGGDAAKDQTYFLWGTPRTALPHLLFPVGHLQKPAVRRLAEARGLITAQKPESQNICFVRGSLRDFLKGHIPGEPGPLVDLESGEVIGEHAGARFYTVGQRKGLGLWKSHLERYVVEVRPETNEVVVGPRAAVEWWGLEAAGLNLLLDPDDLPERVEAMVRYRTRPVGARVLELEPGAGRFRLRFERPQFAVTSGQSVALYAGDRLLGGGFIERAVDNALARAG